GGCGTCCTCGGACTCGGCGCCGCCCTCCTCGACCCATGCGTCGACCTGGGAGAGCTTGAACTTCCAGAGGCGGCCGATCTTGTGGGCTGGCAGCCCGCGGGACTCGATCCAGCGGTATACGGAGTCCCGCGCGACCCCGAGGTGCTTCGCGACGTCTTCGACCGACACCCAGGGTTCGGTGGTTGTCATCAGCAATACTCCGCTCGGCATGCGTGGTTCCTGCGCACGCGAGCAGGATGCACCAGGCGGACTGCACCTACAAGAGTCGAAGAGAGTCGGATACCGCCGAGTAGCCGCCCCGTCAGACCGAGGGGGCGGGGAGCCCGGCGTGCCTACCCAAAAGTTAGATCGCTGCGTCACGAGCGGCTCAAGGCGAGTGAGCATGGTGAGCACGAGGCCGGCGAGTTCCCGTAGCGGCGAAGCGGGTCGGACTCGCCGAGGCACCGCCCACGCCATCTCGCGCGCCCAAGAGGCTGCGCGCGCGTGACGAGGGGAGCGCCAAGTTGGGCCCGACGACCGCAAACCGCTCGGAGACGACCGCAGGCCCAGTCGGCCAGCATCGCGGTACTTTCAGCCAGCGGTTCGCCCTTCGCACTGCGCGCGCCCCGAAACTTTGCGCCCCTCACCCACATCCGCATCTATAAGGAGGAAGTTGACAACGACCTTCGCCATGACATCCGGGTACACACCAAGTGAAGTTTGCGGAGATTCACTCGGACCCCGATTGAAAAGCTCGCCCAGCCCCGTCTTTGAACCGCTGGATATTACTCGTTTTTCGGCCACTCAGCGAGTTTGAGTCCTCTGAGAGATAAGCCGAGAACGAGTTCGCGCAGGGCTTCAATCGGGGAGCTACTTAAAGGGCCCTACCAACCGGTAGGGCCCTTTTTGTTTAACAAGGGCCTCGCGATGACATCGCGGGGCCTTCGTGCTTAAGCCGCTGAATCCCAAGGGACTCTGGCTCGCGGTGATGAAGAGGGCGCTCTCGGCCCTCTACCCCGCAGAGCGAGATGCCCCCTCTTCTCCCCCACCGATTGAGCTCTCTGGACCGCTCTTTCACCCGTTTTGGGGAGAGAGAGGCCGAGAGCAGTTAACAGTTTTGTTAACCACTTCGGGCGACCGGTTCTGACAATCCAGGGCTTTCGATGTCGTACCTTCCAGAGTTACTTCGCTTCCCTGTCTCCAAGGCGGCTCGGAGCCATTCGGCGACGGATTGGCCCGTCGTGGCTGTTAACCGAGAGAGCGAAACGCGGCGGAGGCTTACCGGGTACTCTCGATTTCGTCGCGCGGCGCAGACTCTCCGAGACGACTCTCAGAACCTCTTGGCCAAGTCCTCGCCCCCTACCGCGCCTCGCGGCTCTTGCCCGCGCGCGTACTGGGCAAGTAGGGACGGCGCGGGAATACGCCCACGTATGCCCGCGGCTGTGATGAGCCGTCCAGGGGCCCACGCAAGTGTCCGCCCACGACGGCTGCGTTGATCCGCTGTGGCGAAGCTGCGCTTCCGCCCGCGAGGAGCCGCGCCTGAACGAGCATCAGCCGACTGGGTGGGCTCAGCGTGTGAGGGGCGCGCGTCCACTGCTGGTAGCGATCACGCGACGGTATACGTTCGCCTTTTCCATCCGCGGCACCTTGTCAGCCGCCCAACCAGACCGAAGACCCACGATGAACCTTACTGCTCCAGCCACCATCACCCCAGCCATTCTTTCCTTTTCAAAGGATCTCACCGGCAGGAACACTCAACCCGTCTACGTGCCCATCGTCCCGCCGGTGGATGCCAAGGAACTCGACTGCTATGTCAACGCAAAGAACGTGGCGGAGAAGTGTGGCGGGCAAGTTGTCTACGGTTGGCGGATATGGGAGTGGCCGGGAATCCTCCTGGAAGCCCAGGCTCATGCGGTCGTGCAGAAGCCTGATGGCTCATTGGTGGATGTCACTCCTCCGCATGACGGAAGCGACCAAGACCTCTTCTTGCCCGACCCGCGAATTGTCTACAACGGCAAACGAATCCCCACGCGACAGAAGGCCCTGGCCGCAAGCCGAACCGTGGACAAGTACATCGAAGCAGTCGCAGTAGTGGGTAAGCTTGAGGCCGCGAACTACGTCGACAACGGCGACGATGAGGCTGGGGTCTACCTCGATGAGCGAGCAGCACGAGAGCATCACAAGCTCACGGAGAAACGCATCGAGGCACTGATGCGCCTGGAAGGATTCAGCCAGCGCCGGCCTGCTCAAGTACCTGAAACTGGCCGATGCACTTGTGGGAGCGGCGACAAGGTCGAGGACTGTCACGGCCCCCGGCCGTTGTAGACGCCTAAGACAAGGTCAGGACAGAGGGCTGGCACGAAGAGGCGCTCCTCTTCGTGCCGAGGTTACATTCCTCTCCTACTCCTCCACGTGGACGACCTGCCCCCTGAATGAAGAAGTACCCCGTGGTGGTTGAGGACCTTCCCTCCGAAGGCATTCTTTCCTCGGAAGGAGCTCTTCACAATCCAGTAGGCATCGCGGGCAACAGGAGCCGACGTCGAGACATGCACGTAGGAGTCAGGGTCATTCATCGCCTTCTTGAGGTATCGCTCCACCTCCGGCACCGGGCCATCCCACGGTAGATCGTAGGCTTCGCCCCGCCCATCTCCACCATCAGCTTCTAGGCCTCGCGCCGGAGCTGCCCCAGCCCGGGCTGGATGCGCTTGCGTTGATGAGCGGCCTGGCCCGACAGGGTGCTCCACTCCTTCGACTTGGCGACCTTGAAACCCTCGAATGCCTTCAGGGTGGCGTCAGCAGCGTTCAGCTCCGTCTCCGCCTCTTCCCATTCCTTCGCCTTCGCATGGGTCAACGCCTGCGCCAACCCAGCGGGAACTTCCAAATCCCCCCATATTGCTCCAAATGCTGGGCTTCCAGACGAGTGCCGCGTGCTCTAGACTCCAGACATATGAACAAGCCCCCAAGCAAGCAGGACGACATCCTAGCGCTGACACAGAAAATAAACAACCTTGAGCATCTCCACCAAAAAGGCAGGCTCCACCCCTCAAACCACACAACCAACATCCAGCGAGACCTCCAGAACATCCGGCGTGATGGCAATGGATTGGTGATTCCAGAGTCCGTCTCGCCCGCGCTTAAAGCGACGGCGATTGCGGCGTCTTACGCGGAAGGCGTCGAGCCAGGAGCCCCCACCAAGCTAGCCGATCCAATCAAATCCCAACGCGAACTCTTTTCGATTTTTCAAGATCTTTTCGCATCCATCACAGGCAGAGACCACTCCCACTACTCATCCACAACACAAATAAACGATGACATCCTAAAACAACTCAAATCCAACTACAAAAAACTAGCCAAGAATTTCAACCACACCATTGAGCGCCTCGTAAAATTCTACAACACCGAAAAATCACACCTTCTCAGGGAAGCACAACAAATTGCAGGCCTAAAAATCGTACTAGGGGGACAGTCCCAGTTCCTTGGCAGTCAGCTAAGCGGCGTGCGCCAGATGATGCTCTATGCGGACACGATTCTAATTGCCGACCCCGTCTACCATTTCATTGAAGCAGACATCAGGGATGTGGCAATACCCACCCGCATTGCAACTACCCTCTTTCACTTACTAGCACTAAAGCCACTAGTAGACGCAGAACTTGCATATCCTGCGATCTTCGTCTTTCCGAGCTTCGAACGTGCATTGGAAGCCCGAGATGTCGTAACACAACAGGGAATATTCCAACTAGCCATAAAGCTCATACGCAATGCTACTGGCCTAGAAATCCACTCCATGCAGGAAGTGGCTGACTTTGCCGTCGAACGCGAAGCGGAGTTCATGACGGCAATAACGCGGAGCCAAATCTTCCTCCCTCCTGGATACACGCCACCTGAACCTATCGATGCATACAAAGCCTGCGGGATCTATCTTGACGAGATCGCAGGGACACGCCCAGAGCCTGCTATCGCGCTCATGAAATCATTGCCACCCGGCCATCTTGCGCTCCAGGGGATCCTTGAACGCGTCGGACCCCAATATCACTTACAAGAAAACGCCGAAGTGCTTTCAGCACAACCCATGGTTGTCCTTCCGGTCCACTGGCACTATATGGAGCGAATCTCGGAAGCTTCGGCCAACGAACTTGAGCGTAAAGGCATCCTACCCAAAGGCAGTCTTGGCACCTTCCGAGGACTCCAGGACCCTTCATTAACATGGCTCGGAAATGTCCCGATTGATGCACTAGTAAACCTCCGGCGAGACGAAGCGAACAAGGAATTTCGGAAGCGCATGGCCGAGCTCTCAAAGGAACTTGACTCGGCATCCATCCTGGATGCCCAAAAGGTCGCTCGTGAGGTTGCTCATGGACTCGCATCCCTCATAAATTCGCATCAAAAGGAAATTCGAGAACTCGAAGCAAAGTGGTTCCCGAAATACGCCAAAACATTCATGTTGAGCGGAGGAGCCGGACTGCTGACACTTGCAGCTCCATACCTACCTATCTTGGGTTCCATCGGTGCAGCGGGCTCCGCCATGGCCGCCGTGGGTGGAATTACAGCAGCCTACGCAAGAGACAAGATTGACGAGCGAGCCGAAAGGAAAAGGCTCAGCCGATCTCTAATAGGAGTCCTCGCATCCGCCAGACAATCCTCAAAGTAGTGCATGACAGGTGTTCTCTCCTCCCCAGGACTGATTGAAAACCTTGACCATGCATAGCATCCCTGCGCCCCTCTCAAATTCGGTCGCTGCGTCATCGGCGAGTCTGTCTATCTAAAACTCGAACACTGCGTCGTCGATGTACGTTGAGCCTCCACTGGACAGCTCTTCAGGGAAAGTGAGCAATGAGCCTCAGCTTCTATCACCACATCGTTGCAGGGCATGAGGACACTGTGGGCAGGAGAAGAATACAATAGCGGGTCGGGTCTACGCGTCATGGGAGCTCCCGCCGGCCCTCCTGAACTGCGCGCCAGCTTTCCGCAGCCTGGCGCGCGAGAAACTTTAGCCCCACGTCAGGGCCGGTACCGCTCCGCCTCCTTGAAGAACTGTGTGAGCGAGTACGCCAAGAGCGACTCGCGCGACTGCATGTACCGACGTGCGCGAAGGAAGGGCAGCCAGACGCGCGTTCCAACGCGCACCTGGGACTCCTCCATCTCCTGTCGCAGCACCCACGGACCTCCCAGTCGCCGCACCAGCACCGCTTCCAGGTAGGCTCCAGTGGCCCAGGGTAGGAGGAGTGCGGCGCGTTTGAAGGCACCACCGAGCCTCCTGGTCCATACCACTCAGGGGTTAGGCCCGGGCGGCCGGCAGCTCCTCGACGCCCCAGCGATGGCTCGCTACTGTCCCTCACGATGAGCGGCAGCGCCTTCATGCCGCGCAGGGAACGCCCAATGCCCAAGAGGGTCCAGAGCGAATTGAACGGCAGGGTGTTCGAGGCCTCCGACTTCCGCTGGGCACTGCTAACCCTCGGCCGAGCGCGGGTGCTGTCGCTGACGCCGCCAGCCTCGCGGACCTAGTAGGTGTCCGCACTACAGGTCGATGGCGACCGAAGTGGACGGGTTGTGTTAGGCAAGCCCCTTCAGAACGGGTCATTCGGCTCGTCGCCGCCAGCAGGGGAGATGGAATCCTGCCGTGGTGGGAGGACGAGACGCCTGACGGGATAAGCCTCAGAAGTAACCTGAATCGCCGTGATCCGGTGGACCTCCAAAGTAGCCGTGTCTAGGAGAAGTGCAGGTACGCGTTCGTCGGCCGGCATTCGGTCAGGTGGCCAGATTTCCCAGATGGACTCGAAGACCGACGGCTG
This genomic window from Myxococcus hansupus contains:
- a CDS encoding helix-turn-helix domain-containing protein; translated protein: MTTTEPWVSVEDVAKHLGVARDSVYRWIESRGLPAHKIGRLWKFKLSQVDAWVEEGGAESEDAEGSDR